One segment of Streptomyces roseifaciens DNA contains the following:
- a CDS encoding response regulator, whose amino-acid sequence MIRVAVVDDEQLVRSGLRMILGTAPDIEVVADCGGGQAVATVRACAPDVVLLDIRMPDVDGLTVLRALRDAPQPPAVAMLTTFDANEYLAAALRGGATGFLLKDTDPEQLVQAVRTLAAGGSVLDPGVTRAVIGGYLASEAETTAAEAVAALTPREREVLAHLGAGLANPQIAERMGLAPSTVKDHVRAVLGKLGGLNRVQAAIVADRAGLVTAQGKDRPQGEEAGRAQGAGQVRRAGQVQGAGPPGGGA is encoded by the coding sequence GTGATCCGTGTTGCGGTGGTCGACGACGAGCAGCTCGTCCGGTCCGGGCTGAGGATGATCCTGGGCACGGCCCCCGACATCGAGGTGGTCGCCGACTGCGGCGGCGGCCAGGCCGTCGCCACCGTGCGCGCCTGCGCCCCCGACGTCGTCCTGCTCGACATCCGGATGCCGGACGTCGACGGGCTGACCGTTCTCCGCGCGCTGCGCGACGCCCCGCAGCCGCCCGCCGTCGCCATGCTCACGACCTTCGACGCCAACGAGTACCTGGCGGCGGCCCTGCGCGGCGGCGCGACCGGCTTCCTCCTGAAGGACACCGACCCGGAGCAGCTCGTCCAGGCCGTACGGACCCTCGCGGCGGGCGGCAGCGTCCTCGACCCCGGCGTGACCCGCGCGGTCATCGGCGGCTACCTCGCCTCCGAGGCGGAGACGACGGCCGCCGAGGCGGTGGCGGCGCTCACCCCGCGCGAGCGGGAGGTGCTCGCGCACCTCGGCGCGGGGCTGGCCAACCCGCAGATCGCGGAGCGCATGGGGCTCGCGCCCAGCACGGTCAAGGACCACGTCCGTGCCGTACTCGGCAAGCTCGGCGGGCTCAACCGCGTCCAGGCCGCGATCGTCGCCGACCGGGCCGGGCTCGTCACCGCGCAGGGCAAGGACCGGCCGCAGGGCGAGGAGGCGGGACGGGCCCAGGGCGCGGGACAGGTGCGCCGTGCGGGACAGGTGCAGGGCGCCGGCCCACCGGGCGGCGGCGCGTGA
- a CDS encoding helix-turn-helix domain-containing protein: protein MHGVTYRGAAVAENSTHGIRADGPAEIGRRVLRLRTAKGLTQRQLAEPAYTAAYISTLESGRVRPSETALRHLADRLGTTVDELATGRPAHLATGLRMRLTDARRTLATGAAEDAAALYGALHEEAARAELVPERATALLGLGDCALETGDLSAARDHYAAAEALLADEPLPRRVPALRGRATAHLLAGELRYACYLLETALDELNASGLHDPDALLLLYTASIAPYMDMGAHARAAHAAELALTLAPQVDDPALVAGMHRGVARTLIAEGRIEEADASLAKAQELYQQLHIRTELAHCHWMRGYVRAQNGDLEGAESELRTARDMLASKRAALFTVQVEVELADVLRRRGKAAEAERLLSPLLSPSALGAERGAVHAGGAHRLLGLIAEERGLTESAEEHYCAALSLLERTGAAGDLADLCRLLGDLLRRTGRVEAALDAYRTGLGHRAAPGTTTLGPAPAAPPM from the coding sequence ATGCACGGCGTAACCTACCGAGGGGCAGCAGTGGCCGAGAACAGCACCCACGGCATACGGGCCGACGGGCCCGCCGAGATCGGCCGGCGCGTGCTGCGGCTGCGCACGGCCAAGGGCCTCACCCAGCGCCAGCTGGCCGAGCCCGCCTATACGGCCGCCTACATCTCCACCCTGGAGTCCGGCCGCGTCCGCCCCTCCGAGACCGCCCTGCGCCACCTCGCCGACCGGCTCGGCACCACCGTCGACGAGCTCGCCACCGGCCGCCCCGCGCACCTGGCCACCGGGCTGCGGATGCGCCTCACCGACGCCCGCCGCACCCTGGCCACCGGCGCCGCCGAGGACGCCGCCGCGCTCTACGGGGCGCTGCACGAGGAGGCGGCGCGCGCGGAGCTCGTCCCCGAGCGGGCCACCGCGCTCCTCGGGCTCGGCGACTGCGCCCTGGAGACCGGCGACCTCTCCGCCGCCCGCGACCACTACGCCGCCGCCGAGGCGCTGCTGGCCGACGAGCCGCTGCCGCGCCGCGTCCCCGCGCTGCGCGGCCGCGCCACCGCCCACCTGCTGGCCGGGGAGCTGCGCTACGCCTGCTACCTGCTGGAGACGGCGCTCGACGAGCTGAACGCCTCGGGGCTGCACGACCCGGACGCGCTGCTGCTCCTCTACACGGCCTCCATCGCCCCCTACATGGACATGGGGGCGCACGCGCGAGCCGCGCACGCCGCGGAGCTGGCGCTCACGCTGGCGCCCCAGGTGGACGATCCGGCGCTCGTCGCCGGCATGCACCGGGGCGTGGCCCGCACCCTGATCGCCGAGGGCCGCATCGAGGAGGCCGACGCCTCGCTCGCCAAGGCCCAGGAGCTCTACCAGCAGCTGCACATCCGCACCGAGCTCGCGCACTGCCACTGGATGCGCGGCTACGTCCGCGCGCAGAACGGCGACCTGGAGGGCGCCGAGAGCGAGCTGCGGACGGCGCGCGACATGCTGGCGTCGAAGCGGGCGGCGCTGTTCACCGTGCAGGTGGAGGTGGAGCTGGCCGACGTGCTGCGGCGGCGGGGCAAGGCGGCCGAGGCGGAGCGGCTGCTGAGCCCGCTGCTGTCGCCGTCGGCGCTGGGCGCCGAGCGCGGCGCGGTGCACGCGGGCGGTGCGCACCGGCTGCTGGGGCTGATCGCCGAGGAGCGCGGGCTGACGGAGTCGGCGGAGGAGCACTACTGCGCGGCGCTGTCGCTGCTGGAGCGCACGGGGGCGGCCGGAGACCTGGCCGATCTGTGCCGGCTGCTGGGCGATCTGCTGCGGCGCACGGGGCGGGTCGAGGCGGCGCTGGACGCGTACCGCACGGGGCTCGGGCACCGGGCCGCGCCGGGGACGACGACGCTGGGGCCGGCGCCGGCCGCGCCGCCCATGTGA
- a CDS encoding M64 family metallopeptidase → MRRRISLAAGGLALAAALAATAPAVAASPDKPVTPQRTQDVEYFTGPDGHPRHTTIPASPPLPRPLAPSAKGDGDVTPVVSNGPVGSKLDVVFIGDGYTADQQDAFHAAVRTKWAKMSAVEPYASYAGLFNVWAVDAVSRDSGVTNDPAKGVTKDTALRSYFFCDDVERLLCVDTARVESYAAKAPAADLVVVLSNSAKYGGAGYNDVVSQAGYDGIATASSDHPKSDQVAVHETGHSLGKLADEYQYDEYGTYTGAEPADTNISTLDAGQQSAQHKKWYRWIGRTSPDGGTVGAYEGGGYYPKGLYRPTENSIMRTLGREFNLPGREAMIAGFYRHASVLTSDSGRYGTVSHRERVVVRPAVPTATVRWYVDGLEAVAARGRTEVVPRMLGVPGDGRPHTLTARAVDRTGAVLDPELRKRLAGSLTWKVTR, encoded by the coding sequence ATGAGAAGACGCATATCCCTCGCGGCCGGCGGTCTGGCCCTCGCGGCGGCCCTGGCCGCCACGGCTCCTGCGGTGGCGGCGAGCCCGGACAAGCCGGTCACACCCCAACGCACGCAGGACGTCGAGTACTTCACCGGCCCCGACGGCCACCCCCGCCACACCACCATCCCCGCGTCCCCGCCCCTGCCGCGCCCCCTCGCGCCCTCCGCGAAGGGCGACGGGGACGTCACCCCCGTGGTCAGCAACGGCCCGGTCGGCTCCAAGCTCGACGTCGTCTTCATCGGCGACGGATACACCGCGGACCAGCAGGACGCCTTCCACGCCGCCGTGCGCACCAAGTGGGCCAAGATGTCGGCCGTCGAGCCGTACGCCTCGTACGCGGGCCTGTTCAACGTGTGGGCCGTCGACGCCGTCTCCCGCGACTCCGGCGTCACCAACGACCCGGCCAAGGGCGTCACCAAGGACACCGCCCTGCGGTCGTACTTCTTCTGCGACGACGTGGAGCGGCTGCTGTGCGTCGACACCGCCCGCGTCGAGTCGTACGCGGCGAAGGCGCCGGCCGCCGACCTCGTCGTCGTCCTGTCCAACTCCGCCAAGTACGGCGGCGCGGGCTACAACGACGTGGTCTCCCAGGCCGGTTACGACGGCATCGCCACCGCGTCCTCCGACCACCCCAAGTCCGACCAGGTCGCCGTCCACGAGACCGGGCACTCGCTCGGCAAGCTCGCCGACGAGTACCAGTACGACGAGTACGGCACGTACACCGGCGCCGAGCCGGCCGACACCAACATCAGCACGCTGGACGCCGGGCAGCAGAGCGCGCAGCACAAGAAGTGGTACCGCTGGATCGGGCGGACCTCGCCGGACGGCGGCACCGTCGGCGCGTACGAGGGCGGCGGCTACTACCCCAAGGGCCTCTACCGTCCCACCGAGAACTCGATCATGCGCACGCTGGGCCGGGAGTTCAACCTGCCGGGCCGCGAAGCCATGATCGCGGGCTTCTACCGCCACGCGAGCGTGCTGACCAGCGACAGCGGCCGGTACGGAACGGTCTCGCACCGCGAGCGGGTCGTCGTGCGGCCGGCCGTGCCCACGGCGACCGTGCGCTGGTACGTGGACGGGCTGGAGGCCGTGGCCGCCCGCGGCCGGACCGAGGTCGTCCCGCGGATGCTCGGCGTGCCCGGCGACGGCCGCCCGCACACGCTGACGGCGCGCGCCGTGGACCGCACGGGCGCGGTCCTCGACCCGGAGCTGCGCAAGCGGCTGGCGGGCTCGCTGACGTGGAAGGTGACGCGCTGA
- a CDS encoding TetR/AcrR family transcriptional regulator produces the protein MTSSTTTRSGATAGNGATAGGATGATGAAAGGSAAAKGGAATGLRGRKRERTRRAIAEAAFRLFAEEGFDAVTLTRIAAAADVAPATVFTHYASKEDIFFGRRDEFEAGIAEAVADAATAIEVVDGVHRACVAAFEAVLDEDSLPQARTFSRILLNSPALRRSYLPFGQLRREQLLDLLLERAGERAADPGVRAELEVFASLTGAVRELSFDALHAALAADEPAERVRESARAALAHGCDRLTLAYAEAEFLNAA, from the coding sequence ATGACCAGCAGCACCACGACCAGGAGCGGCGCCACGGCCGGGAACGGCGCCACCGCCGGAGGCGCCACCGGAGCCACCGGAGCCGCCGCCGGAGGCAGCGCCGCGGCCAAGGGCGGCGCCGCCACCGGGCTGCGCGGCCGCAAGCGCGAGCGCACCCGCCGCGCCATCGCCGAAGCCGCCTTCCGCCTCTTCGCGGAGGAGGGCTTCGACGCCGTGACGCTCACCCGGATCGCGGCCGCGGCGGACGTGGCGCCTGCCACCGTCTTCACGCACTACGCGTCGAAGGAGGACATCTTCTTCGGCCGCCGGGACGAGTTCGAGGCGGGCATCGCCGAGGCCGTGGCGGACGCGGCGACCGCCATAGAGGTCGTCGACGGGGTGCACCGCGCCTGCGTCGCCGCCTTCGAAGCGGTCCTGGACGAGGACTCCCTCCCCCAGGCCCGCACCTTCTCCCGCATCCTGCTGAACAGCCCCGCACTGCGCCGCAGTTACCTCCCGTTCGGCCAGCTGCGCCGGGAGCAGCTGCTGGACCTGCTCCTGGAACGGGCCGGGGAGCGCGCCGCGGACCCGGGGGTACGGGCCGAGCTGGAGGTCTTCGCGTCCCTGACCGGCGCGGTGCGCGAGCTGTCCTTCGACGCGCTGCACGCGGCGCTGGCGGCGGACGAGCCGGCCGAGCGCGTGCGCGAGTCGGCCCGCGCCGCCCTCGCCCACGGCTGCGACCGCCTCACCCTGGCCTACGCGGAGGCGGAGTTCCTGAACGCCGCCTAG
- a CDS encoding MFS transporter — protein sequence MRAADPPSPRPAIRRAGPAAAGRPPRATTAILVIACTAQFMVILDVSIVNVALPAIRTELHLGTAGQQWIVNAYTLGFAGLLLLGGRTADLVGTRRAFLAGVTAFTLASLVGGLASGGPLLIAARAVQGVGGAVLAPATLTLIMRTFTEPAARTRAMGAWSAVMAAGGAVGGVIGGVLTEYAGWRWVLFVNVPIGAGLLAAAVACVPAAASAPAGPRRLDLPGAVSVTAGLTALVHGTIASETHGWGAPHVWGSFAAGVLLLAAFVAIEARVAHPLVPLAILRRRTLATANLLVLGMGAAAFAMWFLLSLYFQQVLGQSALGAGLSFLPGSLAIVVGAQVSTRLIARTGPRPLIVTGMTISTAGLLWLSRIGDGGTGGGGAGGGAGAYASAVLVPFFLATLGAGLSLMPVTAAATSGTAPAEAGLASGLVNSSRQIGGALGLAALATVAAHTTAARASGNAAGDLAAGYGRALLIASAFTACAALGALALPGRPRKSS from the coding sequence ATGCGCGCTGCCGACCCCCCGTCACCACGTCCCGCCATACGCAGGGCCGGTCCGGCCGCAGCCGGCCGGCCCCCACGCGCCACCACCGCGATCCTCGTCATCGCCTGCACGGCCCAGTTCATGGTCATCCTCGACGTGTCGATCGTGAACGTGGCCCTCCCGGCGATCCGCACCGAACTCCACCTGGGCACCGCAGGCCAGCAGTGGATCGTCAACGCCTACACCCTCGGCTTCGCCGGCCTGCTGCTCCTGGGCGGCCGCACGGCCGACCTCGTCGGCACCCGGCGCGCCTTCCTCGCCGGCGTCACCGCGTTCACCCTCGCCTCCCTGGTCGGCGGACTCGCCTCCGGCGGCCCCCTGCTCATCGCCGCCCGCGCCGTCCAGGGCGTCGGCGGCGCCGTCCTCGCGCCCGCCACCCTCACCCTGATCATGCGGACGTTCACCGAACCGGCCGCCCGCACGCGGGCCATGGGCGCCTGGAGCGCGGTCATGGCGGCGGGCGGCGCGGTCGGCGGCGTCATCGGCGGCGTGCTCACCGAGTACGCCGGGTGGCGGTGGGTGCTGTTCGTCAACGTCCCCATCGGCGCGGGCCTGCTGGCGGCAGCCGTCGCCTGCGTACCGGCCGCCGCCTCCGCGCCCGCCGGGCCGCGCCGCCTCGACCTGCCCGGCGCCGTGTCCGTCACCGCCGGCCTCACCGCCCTCGTGCACGGCACCATCGCCAGTGAGACGCACGGGTGGGGCGCGCCGCACGTGTGGGGGTCGTTCGCCGCCGGGGTGCTGCTGCTCGCGGCCTTCGTGGCGATCGAGGCCCGCGTCGCCCACCCGCTCGTACCGCTCGCGATCCTGCGCCGCCGCACGCTCGCCACCGCCAACCTCCTCGTCCTCGGCATGGGTGCGGCCGCGTTCGCCATGTGGTTCCTGCTCTCCCTGTACTTCCAGCAGGTGCTCGGGCAGAGCGCCCTCGGCGCGGGCCTGTCCTTCCTGCCCGGATCGCTCGCGATCGTCGTCGGCGCCCAGGTCTCCACCCGCCTCATCGCCCGCACCGGACCGCGCCCGCTGATCGTCACCGGCATGACGATCAGCACGGCGGGGCTGCTGTGGCTGTCGCGCATCGGTGACGGGGGTACGGGAGGCGGAGGCGCGGGAGGCGGCGCAGGCGCGTACGCGAGCGCGGTGCTCGTCCCCTTCTTCCTGGCCACCCTGGGCGCGGGCCTGTCGCTGATGCCCGTCACGGCCGCCGCCACCAGCGGCACGGCCCCCGCCGAGGCGGGCCTGGCCTCCGGGCTCGTCAACTCCTCCCGCCAGATCGGCGGCGCACTCGGCCTGGCCGCACTCGCCACGGTCGCCGCACACACGACGGCGGCACGCGCCTCCGGCAACGCGGCGGGCGACCTGGCCGCCGGCTACGGCAGGGCGCTGCTGATCGCCTCGGCGTTCACGGCATGCGCGGCGCTGGGAGCGCTGGCACTGCCGGGCCGGCCGCGCAAATCCTCGTGA
- a CDS encoding VOC family protein, protein MPNELNHLIVHVKDRRETGAFLSWLMDTAAPLEWGRFTQITSSNGVGIDFIDDMVPTGDINRSHIAFLVTDEEFDAILGRIAERDVPFWADPMLKQPGEINHEYGGRGVYLKDPGGTCAIEFMTTPYGEEPSHRART, encoded by the coding sequence ATGCCCAACGAACTGAACCACCTCATCGTCCACGTCAAGGACCGCCGGGAGACGGGGGCGTTCCTCTCCTGGCTGATGGACACCGCCGCCCCGCTCGAATGGGGCCGCTTCACCCAGATCACCAGCTCCAACGGCGTCGGCATCGACTTCATCGACGACATGGTGCCCACCGGCGACATCAACCGCAGCCACATCGCCTTCCTCGTCACGGACGAGGAGTTCGACGCGATACTCGGCCGCATCGCCGAGCGCGACGTCCCGTTCTGGGCCGACCCGATGCTGAAGCAGCCGGGCGAGATCAACCACGAGTACGGCGGCCGCGGCGTCTACCTCAAGGACCCGGGCGGCACCTGCGCGATCGAATTCATGACGACGCCGTACGGGGAGGAGCCGTCGCACCGCGCGCGGACGTGA
- a CDS encoding winged helix DNA-binding domain-containing protein has product MSSTPRARARVTDEQRRARLARRHLLHPGRRAGSVEEVADALVGLHATDAATVYLSACARLAEPSPAEVDRALYEDVTLVKLLSMRHTLFAVTTELAPYVSSSTARAIALRERATLLKHLRENSEGHAPWDEQRLVRTEREVLDALAARGEATTAELGKDVPALRETLLMSPGKPYESRQSVGSRVLRVLASDGHLRRARPRGSWTSSLYPWALVPQIPDIGVREAKAEVARRWLAAYGPATEADLKWWTGWTLGDTRKALADVGVEDVGLADSATGHVLPGDLAAADEAPGPWAALLPGLDPTAMGWRGRDWYLSPDHVPALFDRAGNVGPTVWWNGRVVGGWAQRANGEIVWRLLTDAGREAESAITTEAARLSAWLGAVRVTPRFRTPLERELVGR; this is encoded by the coding sequence ATGAGCAGCACCCCCCGCGCCCGCGCCCGTGTCACCGACGAGCAGCGCCGTGCCCGCCTCGCCCGGCGCCACCTCCTCCACCCCGGCCGGCGGGCCGGCTCCGTCGAAGAGGTGGCGGATGCCCTGGTCGGGCTGCACGCCACCGATGCCGCCACCGTCTACCTATCGGCGTGCGCGCGGCTGGCCGAACCCTCCCCCGCCGAGGTGGATCGGGCGCTGTACGAGGACGTGACCCTCGTGAAGCTGCTGTCCATGCGGCACACGCTCTTCGCCGTCACCACGGAGCTCGCCCCGTACGTCAGCTCCTCCACCGCCCGCGCGATCGCCCTCCGGGAGCGGGCGACGCTCCTCAAGCACCTGCGGGAGAACTCCGAAGGCCACGCCCCGTGGGACGAGCAGCGGCTCGTCCGCACCGAACGGGAGGTGCTGGACGCGCTGGCGGCGCGCGGCGAAGCCACGACCGCCGAACTGGGCAAGGACGTGCCCGCGCTGCGCGAGACGCTGCTGATGTCGCCGGGCAAGCCGTACGAGTCCCGGCAGAGCGTCGGCAGCCGGGTGCTGCGGGTGCTCGCCTCGGACGGGCACCTGCGGCGCGCCCGCCCTCGCGGCTCGTGGACCAGCAGCCTCTACCCGTGGGCGCTCGTGCCGCAGATCCCGGACATCGGCGTACGGGAGGCCAAGGCCGAGGTCGCGCGGCGCTGGCTCGCCGCGTACGGGCCGGCCACGGAGGCCGACCTGAAGTGGTGGACGGGCTGGACGCTCGGCGACACGCGCAAGGCGCTGGCGGACGTGGGCGTCGAGGACGTCGGGCTCGCGGACAGCGCCACGGGGCACGTCCTGCCCGGCGACCTCGCCGCCGCGGACGAGGCCCCCGGGCCCTGGGCGGCGCTCCTCCCCGGCCTCGACCCGACCGCCATGGGCTGGCGCGGCCGCGACTGGTACCTCTCCCCCGACCACGTGCCCGCCCTCTTCGACCGGGCCGGAAACGTCGGCCCGACGGTGTGGTGGAACGGCCGCGTCGTCGGCGGCTGGGCACAACGGGCGAACGGGGAGATCGTCTGGCGCCTCCTGACGGACGCCGGCCGGGAGGCGGAGTCCGCGATCACCACGGAGGCGGCCCGCCTGTCGGCGTGGCTGGGCGCGGTACGGGTCACTCCACGCTTCCGGACGCCTTTGGAACGGGAGCTGGTGGGGCGGTAG
- a CDS encoding DUF397 domain-containing protein: MRFKKSSYSSNTGDTCIEIALPGGTPIRSPILIRDSKRPDGPTLRVAAEPYRSFTRALRRGALGAPHDDDRKGRARRARPIP; encoded by the coding sequence GTGAGGTTCAAGAAGAGCAGCTACAGCTCCAACACCGGGGACACCTGTATAGAGATCGCCCTCCCGGGAGGCACACCCATACGCAGCCCCATACTCATACGCGACTCAAAACGGCCCGACGGGCCGACCCTCCGCGTCGCCGCTGAGCCGTATCGTTCCTTCACCCGCGCCCTGAGGCGCGGCGCCCTCGGCGCGCCGCACGACGACGACCGAAAGGGTCGCGCACGGCGGGCTCGGCCGATACCGTAA
- a CDS encoding helix-turn-helix domain-containing protein gives MSGATPTLLRRRLGAILKTMRMRAGLNLTDAAELLGLYGAPTLSKIENGKQRPDLDAFLAAYGVDDPVQVAETRKIAEIASTSRQQSLFAQYRDVIRPRLADFIELEQLAARTDLYAAALIPGLLQTPEYAHALIGGDITWKTAREARAFTELRMKRQEILVPGPGAAARSPLALRCVLDEACLRREVGGPAVLRGQLERLVDASRETNIELQVIPFKAGAHTGLDGAYTVFHFEFGDPVVAVEPLSTSLYVEEDDQVARYAVAFDRLRSHALEPDASRDFIARVAKETR, from the coding sequence ATGTCCGGCGCAACGCCCACCCTGCTGCGTCGACGGCTCGGGGCGATCCTCAAGACGATGCGGATGAGGGCAGGCCTCAACCTCACGGATGCCGCAGAACTGCTGGGCTTGTACGGGGCTCCAACGCTCAGCAAGATCGAGAACGGGAAGCAGCGGCCGGACCTTGACGCTTTCCTCGCCGCGTACGGGGTCGACGACCCCGTACAGGTCGCGGAAACCCGGAAGATCGCAGAGATCGCCTCGACAAGCCGACAGCAGAGCCTCTTCGCGCAGTACAGGGATGTGATCCGGCCGCGCTTGGCCGACTTCATCGAGCTGGAGCAGCTGGCAGCCCGCACCGACCTCTACGCAGCAGCCCTCATCCCCGGGCTCCTGCAGACACCGGAATACGCCCATGCGCTCATCGGAGGCGACATCACTTGGAAGACAGCGCGTGAGGCCAGGGCATTCACCGAACTACGTATGAAGCGCCAGGAAATCCTGGTCCCCGGCCCGGGGGCCGCGGCCAGGAGTCCATTGGCACTGCGATGCGTACTCGACGAGGCATGCCTGAGGCGGGAGGTGGGCGGCCCGGCGGTTCTTCGAGGACAGCTGGAGCGCCTGGTAGACGCCTCCCGGGAGACGAATATCGAACTGCAGGTCATCCCGTTCAAGGCGGGCGCCCACACCGGCCTCGACGGCGCCTATACGGTCTTCCATTTCGAGTTCGGCGACCCCGTCGTAGCAGTGGAGCCGCTCTCGACTTCCCTCTATGTTGAGGAAGATGACCAGGTCGCACGCTACGCCGTCGCATTCGATCGGCTGCGATCCCACGCGCTGGAGCCCGACGCCTCACGCGACTTCATCGCGCGGGTCGCCAAGGAGACACGGTGA
- a CDS encoding DUF6255 family natural product biosynthesis protein encodes MRRTCTHRGGWSARTRGEARCRDCGTVRFTEYAALRPPGLPHPVARVRVGGGGGLPRAEIHRPGA; translated from the coding sequence ATGCGGAGAACGTGCACTCACCGCGGCGGCTGGTCGGCCCGGACCCGGGGCGAGGCCCGCTGCCGCGACTGCGGAACCGTCCGCTTCACCGAGTACGCGGCCCTCAGGCCGCCGGGCCTTCCGCATCCCGTGGCTCGGGTGCGGGTTGGTGGGGGCGGCGGCCTTCCGCGCGCGGAAATCCACCGGCCTGGGGCGTAG